The DNA segment CCCAAATGATATAACAGTTCGGCTACTTCCGGGTTGCTATGGCCGAGCGAAGTTTCCATCAGGTCCCACTGGTAATTTGCACTGCCGAAATCTGCACTCAACGTTCCGTAAGGAGGACATTCGTAGCTATATGATCCGGTTCCCGTGTCAGGCCAGCGGAAATAGTTCATGACCTGGCCCATAGCAGTAGCCACGCATCCGGTATAACAATGGCCTGATGGTCCCGAAGGATCAGCCGGACACATCTCGTTATAATACTTGCCCTGGTCCCAGGTTGAAGTGGTCAGGGGCAGGACTTCTCTTCCGGAAAAAGGATGAATTGCTGTTAGCGGGGTTTCCAGGTAATATCTCCAAAGAGCGGCAGTTTCAGCGGATGGTTGTGCTTTTGTTTCTATAGAAAAAGTAATTTGTCTTTTATATTGTTCCATCCAGGCCTGGAAATTATCCGGTTGATGGAATGGTTCATATTTTCCGTAAAAAGTATAACATAAGACAGGTGGGTTAGCACTATGGGATGAAATTGCCATGAATCCTCCCGTTGAAAAGTTGAAAACGTAGTAAAAGATGTCTTTGTTTTCCTCAATAGTGAAAGAATTGATGATTTTCAGATTTACTGCTTCGACTAACCGGCGTGATTGTACCCGTTCAAAATATATTTTTTTTGCAACAGATATAGCCTGTTCTTCAGTAATAAATGCACCCTGTGTAAAAGAAATTGCAGGAGCGAAAAGCGAAAAAATTAAGAATACGAGTATTTTTTTCATAACAGCCAATTGAATTTGCCATTATAAAAGTATTAAGAAAGATGAATCGAATAAAAAAAGGTGTCATCCTTTTAACAGATAACACCTTTTAAAATCTTAACCGGATTTATTCGATTACGAATTTTTTAGTTGTAGTTCCTTTATCGCCATTAAGCTGTAAGATATACACCCCGCTGCTGAGATTATCGGTGTTGATCTGGTTTACATCGCCATCTTTATATCCTTTGAACGATTCCTGCCAGATTGTTTGTCCCTGTATGTTCAGGACTTTTACTGTTACCTGTTCTCCGGTCCCGCGAGCGGAATAATTCAACACACCGGTGACCGGGTTGGGATAGGTAAGGACGCCTGCATTATTATTAGCTCCTTCTTTAATCCCGGTTGTATTGGAAATCATAATATTGTCGACAAATACGTTATCTCCTTCAGCATAAAACTTATCCGAAAGAAAGCATGAAGACTGTAAAGAGATGTCGAACAGCGAATTTCCAAATTGGGAAAGATCAAAGATTTTCATATCAAAAGGATCAGTATTGGTAGCCGGATTGAAGTTCGTGTTGCCATAAATATCAGCTACCTGCTCACCATTAACCAATACCCTGAACCACGAGTACTTATTCCCGACGGAGTATGTTTGCCGCAGATCAAGAGTAAGTTCGACTCTTTCCATGCCGGTTGCATCGACATTACAGTTCTCAGCAAAACCATGGAAATTAACGTTTGTATTCCAGGCCTGTTCCGGGGTCGTATTAGTTGGCCCGCCAGACCATCCGCTGGTAAGGCCGCTTCCCTGATAGTGCAGGCCATTGATTGATCCGGGAGCTGCAGCCCTGCTATCGACCTTTACTTTCGCCCTTGAATTACTTCTAAGGTTGAAATTATTGCTTTCGCCCGATTCAAAATCTTCACTGAAATTAAGCAATATGCCTTCGATGAAGATCATGTCCGTGATAGTTTTAAAATTAGTGCCATTGGCATTGGAAGCTGTCAAATTAACGGTATAATAACCTGGTGCTTCGAAGCGCACATGCGGATTCTGCGAAGTGAGGCTTGTTCCGTCGACAAAAGTGACCGAAGATGGCTGGAAATCCCAGGTCCATACTGTGGGGTCATACAAAGTTTCATCGGTAAAGACAATTGTGTCTCTGTTACAGGCAATATTTGTATTGGCTGAAAACAATACCCAGGGGATAGGGGTGCTGGTCACTGTCATATAGTTCGTCTTGGTTTCCACGTCAGTTCCAAAATCATTAGTGACGTCCAGATTAACAGTATACACTCCTTCCGTCGCAAAATAAACGGTCGGATTCTGCTGGCTGGAAAGATGAGGTGTCCCGCCTGTAAACTCCCACGACCAGACATCCGGCACCCCGGCTGACAGATCGAAAAATTGGATACCTGTTCCGGGGGTGATATAAGGAACCGGCGTGTAAAAATCAGCTACCGGATGAAATGGTGTGCCGGCGATTGCTGCATAAGCATCAATTCTGCCTGCGCCTAGTTTCCCGGCGTAATTCTCATTGCCCGGCACACTATAAATATCTTCACAGGTCGATTTCAGGACAGTTTCAAGCTGATCGGGGGTCAGGTCAGGATTGACGGATAGAATAAGGCCGCAAAGGCCGGCAGTTAATGGACAAGACATAGAGGTGCCGGCATAAACATCATAATAGCCGAAATCGGTCAGGTCCCATGTCGTACTCAACAAACCGGATGGCCCCTGGTTCCCGTAGCCTCCCGGAGCACAAACGTCAACACTGACTGCATAATTAGAGAAATCAGTCTTTACATCATCTTCATTCGTTGAAGCAACATTTATTACATAGTTATAGGCTGCAGGATATTGAGGAGTAGTGACATTATCATTCCCCGCTGAAGCAAGCATTACTACGTCCATACCGTGTATAGTGTTAATCAGGTTTTGGTTGGTTTGACTGAAACCAGGCCCGCCCCATGACATGCTGATCACATCTGCTCCGTTATTGGCAGCCCATTGAAGGCCGGCATAACCGCTGGTAACATATTCGGGGTTACTTGAAGATGCCTTTACCCCGATAAGGCTGACATTATAACCAACTGAGGCCACGCCAATTCCATTATTTGTCTCCGCTGCAGCGAGGCCTGCAGTATGAGTGCCATGTGACCATAGTGAGGGATCCCCGCCGGTCGGCGGATTGGAATTTTGGATTCCGGGCTGCGTCATATCTTCAGACAGGACGATCTTATTAACAAGGTCAGGATGATCAATCCAGACAGCATTATCCACAATGGCAACTTTAATATCGGGTGAACCTGTATTAAGGTCCCAGGCCATCTCGGCGTTGATTACATCAAGATGCCAGTTCCAGTTAGCAGAACCTTGAGACAAGTTGTACAGTGAATCGTCCGGCGTGTAATCTATATAGGCCAGGGGCACTTTTTCAACATATTCCAGGTCAGGATTCTTTGCCAGCTCCTCCATAATAGCTTCAATCTTATCATATTGCGAAAAGTTAAGTTCAAAGGTCCGGACCAGTTTTGAGTCATTATTCAGGTCAAAAGGCCTGGAAAGCCCTGTGATATCAAATTGTTGACGTATTGCGTTCAGGAATGGTGCATTTTCAGGATCTACGGTCCTGTCAGCATTTACAGGAATATCAACCTGAACCTGGTCATTAAATTTGAAATAGACCTGTCCATCCATGAAGTCCCTGTTGTAGGTTTGCGAAATGCCTGTCAGGCTAATTAAAGCTAGGACGATGAAAGTGGTTGGAAGTAATAATTTTGAGATAAATCCTCTTTTCATGATGTGGAAATTTTACGGTAATACATGACCTTGTTTAAAACCATTCAAAATTACAATAAATTGATCAAATGGTAATAAATAAGTTATCAAAAGATGAAAGGGCAGGATTTTCCGGATGTATCAGATAATCTAATTTACCAGGATCTTTTTGTTTGATGTTCCTGTTTGGGTCGTGATTTCCATGAAATACAACCCGGCCGGGAGTAAACTTACAGAAATATCCTGTTGATAGGTGCCGGTAAAAACGGGCTGTTCTTCAGCATATATTGTCTGACCGGTCAGCGTTAGTAACCTTATCTTCAGGCTGCTTTTTTCTTCAACCCGGAAACTTATATGGATGTCTTCTGTTGCCGGATTAGGATATATTTCCAGGTGAGTGACGCCTGCCTCTTCTTGAATTCCTACATTATTGACTTCATAATAGGCTTCCCAACCCTGGAAGTTATTCGAAAGGCTTGTGCTCCAGGTAATGAACATGGTGCCTGATGTGGCTTCAATGGAACCCGGAATATCGGTACCTGAAAGTTCAGCTATCTGGGTTTGACCATCATAAACCTTAACTTTATCAACTCCTTCCTCAGTTTCAAAATAATTAAAGCTCAGGGTGATTTTATCAGCATATAGTGGATTGATCTTCCACAAGCAGGTAGTTCCGCCCTGGTAATAAAAATCACCGCTTCCATCACTAAATGTTGCTGTTGGCTCGGTGAACTGGGTTAGTCCCTGGCACCAGGTGGGCGACACGGTATTATATTCAGCATACCAGCCTGCCGCATTTCCGCTGCCATCGGTTTTGAATTCGATTAGCATCTTGTTTCCGGTTGAAGTCAGAGCCGGAGGTAAGGTAGTCCCTGAATAAGCTCCCAATAATGCATCGGAAGTTGTGCCGCCATCAAATACTTTAACAGAATCACCCGCTGTCAGGTCGAATGCTGAAAACGTCAGAGTTATGCTGCTGATGGAATCATAGATAGTTTGCGGATCGATAGACCAATAAGCTGTATTGTTATCGAGATAATTCTCAACAGGTCCGCTGCCGTCTGTGATCG comes from the Bacteroidales bacterium genome and includes:
- a CDS encoding S8 family serine peptidase; the protein is MKRGFISKLLLPTTFIVLALISLTGISQTYNRDFMDGQVYFKFNDQVQVDIPVNADRTVDPENAPFLNAIRQQFDITGLSRPFDLNNDSKLVRTFELNFSQYDKIEAIMEELAKNPDLEYVEKVPLAYIDYTPDDSLYNLSQGSANWNWHLDVINAEMAWDLNTGSPDIKVAIVDNAVWIDHPDLVNKIVLSEDMTQPGIQNSNPPTGGDPSLWSHGTHTAGLAAAETNNGIGVASVGYNVSLIGVKASSSNPEYVTSGYAGLQWAANNGADVISMSWGGPGFSQTNQNLINTIHGMDVVMLASAGNDNVTTPQYPAAYNYVINVASTNEDDVKTDFSNYAVSVDVCAPGGYGNQGPSGLLSTTWDLTDFGYYDVYAGTSMSCPLTAGLCGLILSVNPDLTPDQLETVLKSTCEDIYSVPGNENYAGKLGAGRIDAYAAIAGTPFHPVADFYTPVPYITPGTGIQFFDLSAGVPDVWSWEFTGGTPHLSSQQNPTVYFATEGVYTVNLDVTNDFGTDVETKTNYMTVTSTPIPWVLFSANTNIACNRDTIVFTDETLYDPTVWTWDFQPSSVTFVDGTSLTSQNPHVRFEAPGYYTVNLTASNANGTNFKTITDMIFIEGILLNFSEDFESGESNNFNLRSNSRAKVKVDSRAAAPGSINGLHYQGSGLTSGWSGGPTNTTPEQAWNTNVNFHGFAENCNVDATGMERVELTLDLRQTYSVGNKYSWFRVLVNGEQVADIYGNTNFNPATNTDPFDMKIFDLSQFGNSLFDISLQSSCFLSDKFYAEGDNVFVDNIMISNTTGIKEGANNNAGVLTYPNPVTGVLNYSARGTGEQVTVKVLNIQGQTIWQESFKGYKDGDVNQINTDNLSSGVYILQLNGDKGTTTKKFVIE